The Marmota flaviventris isolate mMarFla1 chromosome 5, mMarFla1.hap1, whole genome shotgun sequence genome includes the window tattttcttaaTCAATTCATGTagtgtgtattcttttttttgggggggggtgggtactggggattgaactcaggggcacttgaccactgagccttatctctagccctattttgtattttatttagagacaggatctcactgagttgcttagcgccttgctaagttgctgaggctggctttgaactcacaatcttcttctctgcctcctgagccactgggattacaggcttgtgccactatgcccaactAGTGTATATCCTTTTAATTCTGACTTTATACTTAGCTGAGTGTACTGGAGACTATCTGTGTTGGTGCAGCTAgtagtacttcattcctttttattgctgagtagttaCCACAGTGTGTTTATCTATTTAGTTGTTGAAGGATATTTGTATTATTTGCAGTTTCTCATAATTGTGAATAAAGCCACTATAAGTTCATGCATGTAGGTTTTTGTGAAAATGTAAGTTTTCAGTTTATCTGAGTAAAACCTGGGAGTGGGCTTACTGATTCAGATGGTAAGATGGTGCTGGGTTTGGTGATAACATTTTAGATATAATAACAGAAGCATTGTCTGtctgtaaaagaaaaaactaataagATAGATGTCCCTAGAATTAAAGATTTCTGCTCTGTGAGATACATTGTCAAGAGCAGGAGAAAATAAGCCGTAGTCTGGGAAAAAGATTTGTCAAAGACATATCTGGTGAAGGAGTGTTATTCAAATGtgcaaaaaactttttaattaggaaaaaaaaagacttcagggactaggattgtggctcagtgatagaatgctcgcctagcatgcatgaggtactgggttcgatcctcagcaccacataaaaataaaagtattgtatccacctacaactgaaaaaaaaaatttttaaaaatgactttagaCTTGTTTTTgacaataagaaaatatacaaccacattttaaaaatgggcaaagactgTAAAAAGAGAACTCATTACAGGTGGCAGGTGGCAGACCAGCATTTGCAAAGATATGTGCCATATCACCTGTtgtcaagaaaatgcaaattaaaacaacactagtattgctgtatatatatacgtggctgtataaccaatgtgatcctgcaatctgtacacgtggaaaaatgagaattcatacaccatttgaatcaaatgtataataaatatgtcaagatcattatatTGTCTtgaataactaattaaaaaaaaaaagtgagctacTGCAGCATGTCCAGTAAGATGGCTAAAATCCATAACACTGACAACACCAAGTGGtagcaaggatgtggagcaacaggaactccATTGTTCATTCTGGTGGAAATGTCAAATGGAACAGCTGCTTTGGAGGGCAGTTTGGCAGTTCTTACAAAATTAAACGTACTCTTGCCATTGGATCCAGCAAAGGAGATGAAAAGTTATGTCCACCCAGAAACCCACACACAGATTTTTATTGCAGCTTTGTTCATAATTGCCAGGACTTGGAaacagtaggtgaatggataaatactCTGTGATACAACCAGATGATAAAGGGATGTTTGGCACTAAAAAGAAATTGGTTTATCAAGCCATGAAAGGACATGGAGGAACCTTTAATGCATCTTACTGAGTTAAAGaagcaatctgaaaaaaaaaggcTGGTGTAAATTCCTGCTGGGGGACATTCTGGAGAAGACAAAACTGTGTGGACAGTAAAAGGAGAGAAGCAACACTCAGTATAAAAAGcctatttctaacattttatttccttttaatctttttaGCAAAAATATGTAGTCATTATGTCACTCTGTAGACcatttttattcagatttttaagtgtttaattCTCTGTAATAAAGCATGGTGTCTTCTCAGTAAGACCTCTTTATAGTTTACCCTGGGATTTTTCTGAAATGTtgagcttttcattttttatttttgtaaacataAGGTAGGGGCTGTACATTTGTAAAGGGCCTTAATTGATGTTGTCACATTGTTTTCCAGAGGATGAGCAGACTCtttgcagattttattttatttttttaattttggggggcggggtactggggattgaactcagggatactcaaccactgagctatgtccccagccctattttgtattttctttagagacagggtctcattgagttgcttaacactttgcttttgctgaggctaggctttgaactcgaaatcctcctgcctcagcctcctgagccactgggattacaggcttgtgccaccgaGACCAAcccacagattttattttaaaaatttctcttagaATTCACCTGATAATTTTAATGAGATCAGTACAAACTGAACAAAATAGCACTTTGATTCTGGAAGTTAATTAGTACCTCCCATATTCTTTCTTGTCATTTCCTACCCATTTAACCATTCTTACCATAACACAGGTGTGTTTTATGATTCAGAACACGAAGTATAAcagcatttataaaaatgttatccGCTAAATCATTGTTTATGGTTGGTCTTGTCTCGATAGATTTGGGATAAAACCAGCCTGGAATGTTTGAAAGTGTTAACAGGACACACAGGCTCTGTCCTCTGTCTCCAGTATGACGAGCGTGTCATTGTAACTGGCTCTTCGGATTCCACAGTGAGGTGAGTGATTGGATTCATTGCGCAGAGCTGTGTTCTCTCTGTGGGGAGGCCCCGGGCTTCCTGTTTTCTTGGGTCAGCACACATGCTTTCCATGTTTGGACTCATCAGAACCAAGTTTGATATCGATGAGTCTGAGCCATGTAGGCAGGAGAGCTCATTTTTATGTGTGTCATCTTCCCCTTGCCAGTGTTATAGAGACAGCAGTGTGCTTTCCTGTGGAAACGAGTGGCCTGGCCCAAGGCCTGCCTTCTCCTCTTGGAGCCTGTGGTCCAGAACAGAGAGGAGGAAGGCTGCTGTTCTGGGAGACGGGTGGGTGCCAACCTGCAAGTACCAGGGGTCGGGGGGTGGACCAGAGTCAGTTTTCAGATCCTTCTGAGGGTCTTGGGGAAAGTCAGATCTGAGAGCAGAGAGTGCTAGGTGTCTGTGTGTTGTGTTGTTGAGTTCTCACATCAGCCTTGGTAAGCCCGTAGATAgtgtattcattttaataaagataTTAGGAAGCCAAGTCCAGAGAAGTTATATAATTCCTCAGAACCACGCAGTCCCTCCATTCTGAACTTCAAAGGTACATTGGTCAGGACTGTGGGCAGCAGTCTTGTGGTGGAGACTTGATTACTCAGAACAGAGTAATAAAGGTGGACATGGCCTGTCCCAGAGCAGCAGTGAAGCAGTGGCTGCTGGCTGGGTGTGGAGGAGTGGGCAGGGGACTTCCTGAGATCCTTCCCACCCCATGTGGCCAGCAGGCTTCTCCACTCCTGGTGGACTTTGGTAAGGGAAGTGATGTGTCCAGCAGAGAGAGGACGTGCGGCAAAGCCCCAGCTGGACTGTAGGGGCTTGAGGGATTGGAGAGCAGAGGTACTCCTTCTTCTGGGCTGACCCTGGTATTGCAGGCACCTGTCCAGGCACCTGACCCTGGATTCTCAGGCTTTCTGGTCTCCTGTCCTCAGCGGACCTGTCGGCCTTTCCCTGGCTCACCACCTCCAGACTGAGATTTCTTCCGCAGATGGCGTCTCAGCCTTGGAGGATTTAGTCTTTCTCCTCTGTTCTGGGTGGGGGTGTCATCTTACAAGATTGGGGCTACAGAAAAGCTCTTTTTTTGGAATGGCTGCTCCTAAGAACCTCATGTCTCAAGCCTGGAGCCACCAGGAGACCCTGGCTTTGTCCCTGAAGTGAAGCAGTGGATGTGGTCAGTGATGAGACTAGAGTGAGGCTTGCCAGAGGACAGCAAGCACCTTAGCTCAGCTGCAGCCTCCTCCCGCTTGTCATCCCAGACCCACTGGAAGCCTGCTTCTTTTAGGGACCATCTTGGCCCTGGCATGAGCCTGCCGCGCCATCCCTGGGTACCTGAGTGTCAAGTAAACCTGAGCAAAGCCAGAATTAGCTGCCTCTCTGAAACCATCTCTGAACTTCTTGGCAAACAAATTGCAGCTGGGGTCCCCCTTTTAGCATGTGCTTAGGTGTGTTCAGTGGATCCTGTGCTCAGCTTCAGAACCTGTCCCTGGCCGTCAGTGATGAAGCACCGTGGTTTCTGTTCTCTAGAGTCTGGGACGTGAACACAGGGGAAGTTCTTAACACATTGATCCATCACAATGAAGCCGTACTGCACTTACGCTTCAGCAACGGACTGATGGTGACGTGTTCCAAGGACCGCTCTATTGCTGTGTGGGACATGGCTTCTGCCACCGATATCACTTTACGCCGTGTCTTGGTTGGCCACCGTGCTGCAGTCAATGTGGTAGACTTTGATGATAAGTACATCGTGTCTGCCTCCGGTGACAGGACCATCAAAGTAAGTGTGCCTGCATCCTAACCCTGCCTGTTTCTGGCCTTTATACATCAGAGAGAGCAGAGATGGCTCGTGCCGGCCTGGTACCTGGCAGGATCTCTGTTTTCCTCTGTTTGCTCGTGAGCCCTTGCGACCCTCCCCGTTGTGTGCTTCTGGAGTCACAGACAAATCAGAAGGAAAAGCCATGGGTCATAATGGAGGACAGTCCTCAACTTGTTGACACAGCTTTGTTGGTAACGTTTTAACTCACTATTGGCACACGGGTTGTATGTGAGGAGCTTCCCACAACCTGCCTGCCCTCCTGGCACCCTGCAGAGGTGTGGCAGGTCTTAGATTTGATTTATTCTCATGATGTTGAGAGCTCGCCATGCCACAAGCCCTATGCTGGACGTTCAGCCCAGGTTGACCAGAAGGTGCAGGCTAGGGGAGCACGCGAGGTGGCAGGTGTGGTTCTGAGTCCGGTATCTGTTTCACCCTTTGCAAATTTTAGCTTTCCTATATTTTCATAACAGCTTTCCTGgggtttatttttaatcatgatattttttaacctttctttctttctttcttttattttttagttgcagttggacgcaatattttatatctttatttttaggtggtgctaaggatcgaacccagggcctcttgcatgctaggcgagtgctgtagtaccgagctccagccccagctccgTGGGGTGTGTTTTCCACACCACTAGATTCAGTGTTTTTGAATGTGCGATCCAGGGGCCCTTGACGTTCACAGGGTTGCCCGGCATCTCCACAGTCTATTCCGACCACTCTGATCACATTTCCATCTAAATCCCTCAGGCCTGTTAACAGTCAGCCTGGCagtctgcctctgcctctgtggATTCGTCTGTTTGGGGCTTTTCTTATAAACGAGGTCTTTCAAAACGTAGCCTTCTGTGTCTGGCTGCTTTCATTGAGTGTCCTTTTCAGGGCTCACCCACGTGCATCACTGCACACATCAGGACTTCATTTCTTCTGAGGGTCAAGTAAGAATGCCATTGTGTGAATGGACCACATTTTGTTTGTCCAGTTATCAGTGGATGTGCCTTTTGTTTACTTCCATCATTTGGCTCTTACTCataatgctgctgtaaacattggtgtGTAAGTTTTTGCACGTTCatttgttttcagttctcttggaaTGACAGCTCTAGGTTGgacattttgaggaactgccaaactgttttttcCAGAGTGTCAGCAGTAAGAGTTTGAACTTGCTCTAAGAACCTTCTGTTAGTGACCAGCGTTAGACAGCATTCTGATATTTAGTAGCCCCACAGATCTTGGACTGAGTTGTGTCAAGCTTTAGGTTTCGGGTGGTTTGGAAGCTGAATGGCCAGTTTGAGTGCGTTAGCCTACTCACTCCACACTCACACCAGTCAGTACAAGATCAGTGCTTGGAATTCAGGAGAGTTTGGGGCTGATTACAGAGCAGCTCCTTCATAATATCAGTTGGCAGGATTTCTCCCCAcctttgccaacacttgttactATCTTTTTGATTATAGCTGTCCTGGCGTGTGTGCAGAAGATTCTCTGTGGCTCTGGTTTGCATTCCCTAATGACTATTAAAACTGAGCATCTTTTCTATGCTTTTTGGTCATTCAAAtaccttctttggagaaatgtctacttaattctttttttatacttCAAAAATTGGATGATTTGTTCTCTTATAATTGAGTtgtaaaagttttgtttttgtttatttattttttaaaaatatatattctggatacaagaccctcatcagatatatggtttgcagatattttctcccattctttaagGGGTGTCTTTTACTTTCTTGCTGGTGTCCTTTAAAGcacaaatgattttaattttattgatttccagtttatcaatttttttccttttcttgcctttgCTCTTGTTTTTATATCTAAGAATCCACTGCCGAATCCTAGGTCACACAGCTTACTCTTGGGTTTTCCTCAAAGAGTTGCATAGCTTCAGCTTATTTAAGTCTTTGACCagttttgaattaatattttttatatggtaTGAGATAGGGATCCAGCAACtccttttggttttcatttttccatgtatATATCTGTCCTGTTCAACCACAGATGCAGCTGGTACAGTAAATCAGGGTGCTCCAGTTGTATCTCCTGTTCAGTGTGCCTGTGGACATTGAAGTCTTACAGATAAGTTCACAGAAAAGGAGATTGTTCACTCCACCTCTGTAATACTGAGTGGTCTGTCAGAATAAATGGAGATATTCTAGAAGCTgctgggaaagaggaggaaaggtgAAGCTTTTTATATTAGTTAACACTGGGTTTGACATGTCAGCTGGCCTGCAGTCAGAATCTGGTATCAGCTCTCTCCTCCGATGAGTGAACGTGTGCACCCTCCAGGAGATGCTTTCTCTGTGAAGGTCCCAGGGTTCACAGACTGCACAGCTTCCCTCTGTTTTTCACTCCAGTTTTATTACTCAATAGCTAAGAAAATCTTATGCTCTCCAGTCTGTCCCCTAGCTTCCAAATTTGAGTTAGAAGAGACTACTTTATAATCCTGTCTTTGACTCATTCTTAAAAGCTCtcatattttcacttttcaaaagGCACTTTGTGGGAggacttttctgtgttttttcttgAAGACATGGCTGTTTGTCCTGCAGGTCTGGAGCACGAGCACCTGTGAGTTCGTCCGGACTCTGAATGGGCACAAGCGAGGCATCGCCTGTCTGCAGTACAGGGATCGGCTGGTTGTCAGTGGATCATCAGATAACACCATTAGGTGGGTGCACTTTGGCATGCGAGCAGGGTAGGCTTATTTTTGCCATAGTATCGATTTACCTCCCAGTCCTGTTTGGTTCTGTGTGCTCTGAGTAGGAAAGCTGTGGACCGTGGGTGGGGGTTCTTCCTAGAGTCCCCCAGCACACAGGCCTATGCCCTCAACTCCACCATGATCACTTACTACCAGAGCCTCCGAATGGACGGGGTGCTCTGGCCCGCTGCTCTGCTTCCCTCGCCTGCAGACCTGCCTCTCTGCGGCAGATAGCAGCCTGCTTTGTGTCTCCCCCAGAGATGGCATCTCAGAGCCACCCCCTCCTGATGGCTggttctcttccctcccttttctctttcccacAGCCagtcttcttcctttttaatgaCTAGACGTAGATATTTTATATCTTAAGAGCATCCCTTATTACCTGTTCAAGCCATCTTTTCCACTGTCCCGGAACATGTTAGTAGTAGCTTTACAGAAGTGACCGTCACTGTGTGGTTTATAACCAAATTGCCTAATGTTtgggcaaaataaatattattagaaaaaataattaaaaacaagaaaaggaaaggaaacaagcAGATAATAACAAGAAGACTATAAATgccataaattttttttcagtctttttgtttttaattgatgtagtaattatatgtatttatggcGTATTGTGCATCTAAAATTTAGGTCTTATTTTAAGATTCATACAAGTTAGTTTAGAGCTTCTATTGTGGTTTTCTTCATCGTGCTTTGTAATATTGCTTTTATGTTTTGTCAATAAAAAGTCCTTTACTTCCTCATTACAGTTTTTGCAGTTTTATAAAATAGTGTGTATTGCTTTGCAATTGGTTGAAAGGAGCCACCTTGGAGTCATAGTAGCTGTGCCGAATGGCTCTGTTCATCCTGGGTTAGAGGAAGTAGTCTTACTTTCGGAAGCAGATCTGCTGGGGCCTGTAGTCAGGTGTTTGTGGGGTTGTGATGGGAGTCGCTGAGAAAGGCATCATGCCTTAGTGTGCTCCCTGGCTTTGCATGGGCTGGTTTGCTGTGGTTTCTTTTTGCAAGTAATGTACAGAAATCAACCACAATAGAGAAAACCAAACATCTAACTCTAGAATTATATAAATCAGATGCAGAGGAAAAGGCTTTAATGTAGCTAGTGGGTTTATATTTCCAATTCAACTGTACATGCCTAATGCGTCTCCCACTCAGGCCCCATAAACCGGGCAGCCCTAGTATACTGTACACATCAAGGAAGAGGTGTCCCTAAGCCTTTTGAGGATCAGGAGGCCACCGTGCTGGTCTGCCAGTCCTGACTTCAGTAGACATGGACTTTGGCTGCAGTCTGGTGAGGTCAGCTCTCTGCCCCTCTTGCTCCTCTGCATTTTTTCTCTCACCACCGGCAGCCTGGTTTCCTCCAGGAAAGTCCTCCCAGGCCATCTAACTACGTGGTGTCAAAAACTCAGACACCGGGCGGATACCTAGGAACTAAACATAGCGGGGGTTTCTGTTGGGTGCTTTGACTCAAATAGTCAATGTCACAACTTAGATGGTATGAAAACAAGCACGGCAGAAAGTCAGACTGCCTCTCCTTAATTAGTGCTAAAACACACAAAGGGTGTAAGTGTGCTCACATGTGCAGTGTGGACTAAGGAGTGTGATATGAAGAGCTCAAGGCAGGGGAAACCATGTCGGGAGGAGCGGAGAGGAAGAACTGGAGGGCGGGGTGAGTCTCAGGTGGGGGTTTGTTACagttgtctctttctctttcaaggCTGTGGGATATCGAATGTGGCGCCTGTTTGAGAGTCCTGGAGGGGCACGAAGAACTGGTGCGATGTATTCGGTTTGATAACAAGAGGATTGTCAGTGGCGCCTACGATGGGTGCGTGTTTGAGGTCTTCAGACCCGCGGCGCTGTCAGAGCCCGCAGAGGAGGAGGGCAGCTCTGTGTGTCGCCCTGCTGGGACTCTTTGCAAAGCTGGAGGGCAGGCGTTGTGATAGGTCACTGTATTTCCTAAGGTTTCACTTCCTGCCATCCTTGTGCACTCAGGGGATAAGTAGCAGGGGATTTGATTCTTGTCCTTTGTCCTAAGTAAACCACACCTTTCCCCCCCTCCTTCTGGTGAATTCATTAAtaaattcctttttcctttttggtgaaTTGAGCATACCCTTTTAAGAACACCCCCTGGTGTTTCAAGTGAGCAAATGGCGACCGTAACCTTTGAGATGACCATATGTGTATGTCTCCCTTCTGGTCAGTTGGTCTGCTTGTACTCCTGTCTCTCACTCTCAGCATTTGCTGTGTTTGGAGAAAGGCACCCCTGGAGTTCCACACAGAGCCCTTGCTTCTGTCCACAGCACCTGCTTAGCCCCAGCAAATCTCTTGGTGGATGACTTTGTTAGTGTAGATTATCAAGTCAGGAATTGAATTTAGATaacctgaagtttttttttttttaatctcccttcaaatatttctttatgaTATCAGCAAGTCTGAGAATGTTTACATCCTTTTTTCCCCTAACATCAAGTGTGATTGGTTCAAAAACTTGTAGAAACGTTAGCATGTTTGCCCACTGGGCTCTACGATGGGCAGTTCAGGTGCACCCCTTTTTGCCAGGGAAGTGCTTGGCAAGATAGAAGACATTACCACTAATcacagcctcattttttttttttttttctaggaaaattAAAGTTTGGGACTTGCAAGCTGCTCTTGACCCTCGAGCCCCGGCAAGCACCTTGTGTCTGCGCACATTGGTGGTATGTGATGTGTTGAAGCAGGAGTTGGCCCCTGGGCTGTTGGCAGGTGGCCCTACATGGGCAACATCAGAAAGCTTATGTATCTCACAGCCTGCCTTCAGGGAAACTTGCTTTGGTTAGCCAAAATCAGGGGTATTTGCCATTTACGTGACTGTGAGCTCTGAAATAGGAACACAGGCTCCCTCCTTTGTGGGTGGACTTGTGTCCTCATACATGGAGCATTTCCTTCCTGTAGGCTTGGCAGATCTCCTAATGTGGCTGTGATAATGCCGTGTTTTCACCTTATGTACTGTTAGTCTGCACTCTGTGGATTATTCCTCTTGGCATATAGGAATacgttattttttaatttttaaaatttatttttaatagacaaataataattgtatacaCTTATGGAGTACATTTATGTGATGTTTTAATCCATGTGTACCTTATAGAAAGATTCAGTCAAGTGAATTAGCATGTCCATCATCTCatcattctctttttaatttttttttccctcgtGAGAACGTTAAAAATCTATCCTTTTAGCAgttttgaaatatactttattattaaCTGTGGTCACTATGCAGTGCAGTAGATCTTTGAAACTTACTCCTCCAATCTAACTTCcccacctctccttcctccattccctccctttctgcttcctgtttcTCTGAGATTGACTTCTTTAAAGTccatatataagtgagatcacACACAGTATTTGTCTTACTGTGTCTGGCTGAGTTCTTAGCATAACGTCCTCCAGATCCATCTGTGtcaatgaaaatgacagaatttcttgTTTAAGgttgaataagaaaatattttatatgttaatcTAATTTGAGCAACTTTACTAAGCCGATTATTTCTAATGGCCTAGTTGATTGTGTTGTATTTTTGAGGGGatagaaatctgaaaatattgatagatttttcttattttcagtagCTTTGCCATTTATTTCCAATTCTTCACTTCTTGCATTGAGTAGAATGTGTAGAACTGTAGTGAGGGccattcttgttttcttcttgattttaatGAGACTCCTTCTGATGTTTCACCAACCAATTTTGATGTCAGCTGAAGCTTGAGATAGGTGTTCTTGgtcataatttttcttctttgacatATTAATGGTCCAGGATCTAGGATACAAagtttaatgaaagaaaagaccTGGAAGGAAAAAGAGTTTGTTCTTGGGTGAAGGGCAAAGCACAGCTCCTCAGCCTGCACTGACTCTTATTGAGATGGCCAGGAGCTTTCCAGATACCACTGCTTCATCGCTATTGTCTTTTGTAGGAACATTCTGGACGTGTGTTTCGGCTACAGTTTGATGAGTTTCAAATCATCAGTAGCTCCCACGATGACACTATTTTGATTTGGGATTTCTTAAACGTGCCTCCCAGTGCCCAGAATGAGACCCGTTCTCCCTCCAGAACCTACACATACATCTCCAGATAACAGTCTGCACCTTTACCCATTTCAGGTgagtcaccccccacccccagcatgcTTCATTTTGCTGATTGGATTTGGTCTTTTGGGGATGTGAACCAAGGTAGCTCTGTATGATGCACCAGCTTTTGCAGAATTCTAGTGTAAGTCTAGATCTTACAGGCACATCAAAACAAGGCTTCCTGCATGTGATGAGTTTTCATATTGACAGATGATTGAATGTggttcctgttttttaaaaaaccattttttcttaatgatttccCAGTTATTTCCATTTGGCACCAGTgaagtttctttaattttattttggggtacaagaatctgctttttctttcatatccttaagttctattattttaaaacaaaacaaaaacaaccaccaccaacaaaataCTCAGTCCCTCAAGAATGAATCAAAGTCAGGTGTTTGCTAAGAGAAGCCCTGAAGCCCTCTCTTCATACCTGAGACGCAGCAGGCGCTCCGAGAAGCTGTCCTTGTCTCTGCTATAG containing:
- the Fbxw11 gene encoding F-box/WD repeat-containing protein 11 isoform X2, with the protein product MEDQNEDESPKKNTLWQISNGTSSVIVSRKRPSEGNYQKEKDLCIKYFDQWSESDQVEFVEHLISRMCHYQHGHINSYLKPMLQRDFITALPEQGLDHIAENILSYLDARSLCAAELVCKEWQRVISEGMLWKKLIERMVRTDPLWKGLSERRGWDQYLFKNRPTDGPPNSFYRSLYPKIIQDIETIESNWRCGRHNLQRIQCRSENSKGVYCLQYDDEKIISGLRDNSIKIWDKTSLECLKVLTGHTGSVLCLQYDERVIVTGSSDSTVRVWDVNTGEVLNTLIHHNEAVLHLRFSNGLMVTCSKDRSIAVWDMASATDITLRRVLVGHRAAVNVVDFDDKYIVSASGDRTIKVWSTSTCEFVRTLNGHKRGIACLQYRDRLVVSGSSDNTIRLWDIECGACLRVLEGHEELVRCIRFDNKRIVSGAYDGKIKVWDLQAALDPRAPASTLCLRTLVEHSGRVFRLQFDEFQIISSSHDDTILIWDFLNVPPSAQNETRSPSRTYTYISR
- the Fbxw11 gene encoding F-box/WD repeat-containing protein 11 isoform X5, producing MCHYQHGHINSYLKPMLQRDFITALPEQGLDHIAENILSYLDARSLCAAELVCKEWQRVISEGMLWKKLIERMVRTDPLWKGLSERRGWDQYLFKNRPTDGPPNSFYRSLYPKIIQDIETIESNWRCGRHNLQRIQCRSENSKGVYCLQYDDEKIISGLRDNSIKIWDKTSLECLKVLTGHTGSVLCLQYDERVIVTGSSDSTVRVWDVNTGEVLNTLIHHNEAVLHLRFSNGLMVTCSKDRSIAVWDMASATDITLRRVLVGHRAAVNVVDFDDKYIVSASGDRTIKVWSTSTCEFVRTLNGHKRGIACLQYRDRLVVSGSSDNTIRLWDIECGACLRVLEGHEELVRCIRFDNKRIVSGAYDGKIKVWDLQAALDPRAPASTLCLRTLVEHSGRVFRLQFDEFQIISSSHDDTILIWDFLNVPPSAQNETRSPSRTYTYISR
- the Fbxw11 gene encoding F-box/WD repeat-containing protein 11 isoform X1; protein product: MEPDSVIEDKTIELMNTSVMEDQNEDESPKKNTLWQISNGTSSVIVSRKRPSEGNYQKEKDLCIKYFDQWSESDQVEFVEHLISRMCHYQHGHINSYLKPMLQRDFITALPEQGLDHIAENILSYLDARSLCAAELVCKEWQRVISEGMLWKKLIERMVRTDPLWKGLSERRGWDQYLFKNRPTDGPPNSFYRSLYPKIIQDIETIESNWRCGRHNLQRIQCRSENSKGVYCLQYDDEKIISGLRDNSIKIWDKTSLECLKVLTGHTGSVLCLQYDERVIVTGSSDSTVRVWDVNTGEVLNTLIHHNEAVLHLRFSNGLMVTCSKDRSIAVWDMASATDITLRRVLVGHRAAVNVVDFDDKYIVSASGDRTIKVWSTSTCEFVRTLNGHKRGIACLQYRDRLVVSGSSDNTIRLWDIECGACLRVLEGHEELVRCIRFDNKRIVSGAYDGKIKVWDLQAALDPRAPASTLCLRTLVEHSGRVFRLQFDEFQIISSSHDDTILIWDFLNVPPSAQNETRSPSRTYTYISR
- the Fbxw11 gene encoding F-box/WD repeat-containing protein 11 isoform X3 → MEPDSVIEDKTIELMISNGTSSVIVSRKRPSEGNYQKEKDLCIKYFDQWSESDQVEFVEHLISRMCHYQHGHINSYLKPMLQRDFITALPEQGLDHIAENILSYLDARSLCAAELVCKEWQRVISEGMLWKKLIERMVRTDPLWKGLSERRGWDQYLFKNRPTDGPPNSFYRSLYPKIIQDIETIESNWRCGRHNLQRIQCRSENSKGVYCLQYDDEKIISGLRDNSIKIWDKTSLECLKVLTGHTGSVLCLQYDERVIVTGSSDSTVRVWDVNTGEVLNTLIHHNEAVLHLRFSNGLMVTCSKDRSIAVWDMASATDITLRRVLVGHRAAVNVVDFDDKYIVSASGDRTIKVWSTSTCEFVRTLNGHKRGIACLQYRDRLVVSGSSDNTIRLWDIECGACLRVLEGHEELVRCIRFDNKRIVSGAYDGKIKVWDLQAALDPRAPASTLCLRTLVEHSGRVFRLQFDEFQIISSSHDDTILIWDFLNVPPSAQNETRSPSRTYTYISR
- the Fbxw11 gene encoding F-box/WD repeat-containing protein 11 isoform X4, with the protein product MCSCQISNGTSSVIVSRKRPSEGNYQKEKDLCIKYFDQWSESDQVEFVEHLISRMCHYQHGHINSYLKPMLQRDFITALPEQGLDHIAENILSYLDARSLCAAELVCKEWQRVISEGMLWKKLIERMVRTDPLWKGLSERRGWDQYLFKNRPTDGPPNSFYRSLYPKIIQDIETIESNWRCGRHNLQRIQCRSENSKGVYCLQYDDEKIISGLRDNSIKIWDKTSLECLKVLTGHTGSVLCLQYDERVIVTGSSDSTVRVWDVNTGEVLNTLIHHNEAVLHLRFSNGLMVTCSKDRSIAVWDMASATDITLRRVLVGHRAAVNVVDFDDKYIVSASGDRTIKVWSTSTCEFVRTLNGHKRGIACLQYRDRLVVSGSSDNTIRLWDIECGACLRVLEGHEELVRCIRFDNKRIVSGAYDGKIKVWDLQAALDPRAPASTLCLRTLVEHSGRVFRLQFDEFQIISSSHDDTILIWDFLNVPPSAQNETRSPSRTYTYISR